The nucleotide window TGAGACCCCCCAGGAGCCCCGGGCTCGATGTACTGACCATCGGCCGCTGTGGCGTCGACATCTACCCCCTCCAGCAGGGGGTCGGCCTGGAGGACGTGGAGACCTTCGGGAAGTTCCTCGGGGGCAGCCCCACCAATGTGGCCGTGGCCGCCGCCCGCTACGGCCACGGCTCGGCGGTGATCACCGGCGTGGGCAACGACCCCTTCGGCCGGTTCGTGCGCACCGAGATGCGCCGCCTCGGCGTCGCGGACGACTTCGTCGTCATCCGGCCCGCCTACAACACGCCGGTCACCTTCTGCGAGCTCTTCCCCCCGGACCGCTTCCCCCTCTACTTCTACCGCGAGCCCTCCGCCCCCGACCTGGAGATGACCATCCAGGACATGCCCATGGAGGCCATCGCGGGCGCCTCCATCTTCTGGGTCTCGGCCACCGGGCTGAGCAAGGAGCCCTCGCGCGCCGCCCACCACGCCGCCCTGGACGCCCGGGGGCGCAGGCCCTTCACGATCATCGACCTGGACTACCGCGAGATGTTCTGGGACAGCCGGCAGGCCGCCCACCGGGAGGTCTCCGCGGCCCTGCCCAAGGTCACCGTGGCCATCGGCAACCGCCAGGAGTGCGAGGTCGCCGTCGGCCAGAGTGACCCGGACCGCGCCGCCGACGCGCTCCTGGAGGCCGGGATCGAGTTGGCCATCGTCAAGCAGGGCCGGGAGGGCACCCTGGCCAAGACCCGCACCGAGCGCGTGGAGATGCCCGCAACCCTCGTGGAGACCAGGAACGGGCTCGGGGCCGGGGACGCCTTCGGAGGCGCCGTCTGCCATGGCCTGCTCAGTGGGTGGCCGCTGGACAAGACGATCTTCGCCGCCTCCACCGCAGGCGCCATCGTCTCCTCCCGTCTGGAGTGCTCCACCGCCATGCCCACCCAGGCCGAGCTGCTCGACCTCATGCGCGAGCACCGCCGGGCCGTGGCCCCCGACGTCGAGCTGTGAGGCGGGGATGATGAGCGCAGTACCGCTGACCGAGCACATCGCCGCGATCCGGGCCACCGACCCCGAGCGGATCGCCAGGGCCCTCGCCGACCGCCCGCGCGCCGGCGCCGCCTTGTCCGGGCCGCTCATGGTCATCGCCTGCGACCACCCCGCCCGCGGAGCACTGGGGGCCGGAGCGGATCCGCTGGCCATGGCCAATCGGGAGGACCTGCTGGGCCGCTGCATGACGGCGCTGTCGCGCCCGGGCGTGGGCGGCTTCCTGGGCACCGCCGACATCATCGAGGACCTGGCCCTCCTGGGCGCCCTGGACGGCAAGCTCGTGTGGGGCTCGATGAACCGGGTGGGGCTGCAAGGGGCCTCCTTCGAGATGGATGACCGCTTCGGCGGCTACGACGCCGCCGGCATCCAGGCCGCCGGGCTCGACGGCGGCAAGATGCTCACCCGCATCAACGACGCCGACCCCCGCACCGCCGACACCCTGGAGGCCAGTGCCCGCGCCATCGACTCCCTGGCCCAGCGTGGCCTGAGCGCCATGATCGAGCCCTTCATCACCCGGTGGGAGGGGGAGCGCGCCGTCAACGATCTGAGCCCCGAGGCCGTCATCCGCTCCATCTCCATCGCCCAGGGGCTGGGCCGGACTTCGGCCCGCACCTGGCTGAAGCTGCCCTGCGTCGAGCAGATGGAGCGCGTCATGGCCTCCACCACGCTGCCCGCCCTCATCCTGGGAGGGGAGGTCCCCCAGGATCCGGCGGCCGCCATGGAGGCCTGGGGCAGGGCGCTGAGACTGCCCCAGGTCAGGGGCCTGGTGGCGGGCCGGTCCATGCTCTACCCCCGCGGCGGGGATGTCGCCGCCGCGGTCGACAATGCCGTTGAACTCCTGAACCGCTGAGATACCGCTGATAGACCGCTGAAACGAGGACACGATGCCCCAGTCGGACCAGTCGCAGTACATCATCCGCCGAGGCGAGCTCGCCCACGGCCCCTACGAGCTCGACCTGACCCCCCAGCGCGCCGGATGGCAGTGGTGCTCCCTGCGCGTGGTGGCCCTGGAGCCGGGGGGCAGTGTGGATATCCCCGGGGGCGAGAGCGAGTACCTCGTCCTGCCCCTGAGCGGCGGGTGCACCGTGGAGGCCCAGGGCCGGCGCCTGGAGCTGACCGGGCGCGAGTCCGTCTTCACCGACATCACCGACTACGCCTACATCCCCCGCCGCACCGATACGAGGCTGAGCAGCACCGGGGGCGCGCGCATCGCCCTGCCCGGCTCCCGGGCCACCAGTGATCGGCCCCTGCGCTACTGCCCCCGCGAGGAGGTGGGCACCGGCCTGCGCGGAGCCGGCCCCGCCAGCCGGCAGGTCAACAACTACGCCCTGGGCAACGAGGTGGAGACGTCCCACCTCCTGGCCTGCGAGGTGCTGACCCCCGGGGGCAACTGGTCCTCCTACCCGCCGCACAAGCACGATGAGCACACCGAGGTCGAGCGGGTCCTGGAGGAGATCTACTACTACGAGGTGCGCCTCGGGGCCGACGGCGCCCAGGGCTTCGCCCTCCAGCGCATCTACCCCTCACCCGGCCACGACATCGACGTGTGCACCGAGGTCCGCTCCGGTGACGTCGTCGTCATGCCCTACGGCTACCACGGCCCCTCCGTGGCCGCCCCCGGCTACGACCTGTACTACCTCAACGTCATGGCCGGCCCCGCCGAGGACGCCGTGTGGCTCATGACCGACGACCCTCACCACACCTGGGTGCGCCAGACCTGGGAGGGCCAGGAGGTCGACCCCCGCCTGCCCATGACGCCCATGAACTGACCCGACACAGACCCGACGAGAACCGAGGAAGGAACCCGTGAGCAACGAGGCCTACGCCGGCACGGTCCGCCTGACCGTGGCCCAGGCGACCATCCGATTCCTGAGCAACCAGTACTCCGAGCGCGACGGCGTCGAGCGGCGCCTCATCGCCGGGGCCTTCGGCATCTTCGGCCACGGCAATGTGGCCGGGATCGGCCAGGCCCTGCTGCAGAACGAGATCGCCCGCGGCCAGGGCGAGGGGGAGATGCCCTACATCATGCCCCGCAACGAGCAGGGCCAGGTCCATGCCGCCGCGGCCTTCGCCAAGACCACGGACAGGCTCCAGACCTGGATGTGCACGGCCTCCATCGGCCCGGGTTCCCTCAACATGGTCACCGGCGCGGCCCTGGCCACCACCAACCGCCTGCCCGTGCTGCTTCTGCCCTCCGACCAGTTCGCCACCCGGATCCCCGACCCGGTGCTCCAGCAGCTGGAGGACCCCACGAGCCTGGATGTCAGCGTCAATGACGCCTTCCGCCCGGTCTCGCGCTTCTTCGACCGCATCAACCGCCCCGAGCAGCTCATCCCCTCCCTGCTGGCCGCCATGCGGGTGCTCACCGACCCGGCCGAGACCGGCGCGGTGACCATCGCCATGCCCCAGGACGTCCAGGCTGAGGCCTTCGACTGGCCCGTGGAGCTGTTCCGCAAGCGCGTGTGGCATGTGCGCCGCCCCGTCCCCGAGCCCGCCGCCCTGGAGCGGGCCGCCGCCCTCATCCGGGCCGCCAAGCGGCCCCTCATCATCGCCGGGGGCGGGACCATCTACTCCGGGGCCGCTCAGGAGCTGCGGGACCTGGCCGCCGCCACCGGGATCCCGGTGGCCGACACCCAGGCGGGCAAGGGTGCGATCAACTTCGACCACCCCTGCGCGGTGGGCGGGGTGGGCTCCACCGGCTGCAGCTCGGCCAACCACCTGGCCGACAAGGCCGACCTCATCATCGGCATCGGTACTCGCTACTCCGACTTCACCACCGCCTCCAAGACCCAGTTCAAGAACCCCGAGGTGCGCTTCGTCAACATCAACGTCACCCCCTTCGACGCCGCCAAGGAGAGCGCCGAGATGGTGGTGGCCGACGCCCGCGAGGCCCTGGCGGCGCTGCGTCCGGCGCTGGAGGGCCACCGGGTCGATGAGGCCTACTCCGCTGAGATCGCCACGGAGAAGGAGGCCTGGCAGGAGGCCACCGAGCGCTGCTACCACCTGGGCCACGGGCCCCTGCCCGCCCAGACCGAGGTCTTCGGCGCTCTCAACGAGCTCCTGGGGCCCCAGGACGTCGTCATCAACGCCGCCGGCTCCATGCCCGGGGACCTCCAGGCCCTGTGGCAGGCCACGAGCCCCCTGCAGTACCACGTGGAGTACGCCTTCAGCTGCATGGGCTACGAGATCCCGGCCGCCATGGGCGTCAAGCTGGCCCGCCCCGAGGCCGAGGTGGTGGCCATCGTGGGTGACGGCACCTACCAGATGCTGCCCGTGGAGCTGGCCACCGTGGTCCAGGAGGGCATCAAGGTCATCTACGTCCTGCTGCAGAACCACGGCTTCGCCTCGATCGGCTCGCTCTCGGAGTCCCACGGCTCCCAGCGCTTCGGCACCAGGTACCGCCAGCGGGGCGAGGGCGGGCACCTGGCCGACGAGGAGCTCATCGCCGGGGTGGACATCGCCGCCAACGCCCGCTCCTGGGGGCTGGAGGTGATGGAGGTGCGCACCATCGAGGAGTTCAAGGAGGCCTACCGTGCGGCCGCGGCCAGTGACCGGGCCACCATGATCCACATCGAGACCGACCTCTACGGCCCCAACCCGCCCGGGTCGAGCTGGTGGGACGTGCCGGTCTCGGGGGTCTCGGAGCTGGAGTCCACCCGGCGCGCCTACGAGGACTACGTGCGCGACCGCAAGCCTCAGCGGCATTACCTGTAGGCATCGGCCCCTGCTGCGGACCGCCCCGCGCCCACCCGCCTGATGCCCGCGGATCCCCGAGGGGATCGGGCGGGCGGGCCGCTGCCCAAGGCCAGGGGGCGATAGCGACGAGGGCCTGGGAATCAGGTAGAGTCGCGTGAGCGCCAGGCGTTGCTGCTGAGCGCGGCGAGTGTGGGAATGGGGTGAAAGCGTGGCGTCCACGGCTGGTGTCCAGGTGGGTGCGACGGTCCCCGTGCCGTACAGGCTGTCCTTCGTGGTGGGGGGCCTCCTGTCCGCCGAGGATTTCGAGCGCTTTTGGGACGCGAAGGCCCTGTGGCACAGCGAGTCGGAGGAGACCAAGCCATCCACCCGCGCCAAGATTCCCATCAACCTCTTCCTTTACCTGCGCTTCGGCCCTGCCCTCCAGAAGGTGGCCTCCATCGAGAGGAAGCGCACCGACGCCACCACCTGGACCTGGCCCACCCACCCCCTTGCCCCCCAGAACGGCGCCCGATGAGCCCGACGCGCATCCACACGATCAAGAAGATCGACAACTACCGCATCTTCCAGGGATGGAAGCCGAGTGGTGGCGTCGAGTTCGCGCGTGTCAACTTGATCTACGGCCAGAACGGCAGTGGCAAGAGCACGCTTGCGACCCTCCTGCAGGGCTGTGCCGCCTACGCAGTTGATCAGTCCGACGACCGCGATCATCGGCACGATGAGGTCGTCAGTGCGGGCCTGCAACTCGAGGTATGTGATCCCTCCGATACGTCGACTTCCGGCAGTTCGGCGATCAGTCTGAATGATCGTGCCTTCTGGGGGCGTGTCAGGGTCTTCAACAAGGACTTCGTCCGCAGAAACCTCCGATTTGAGGAGGTCGACGGACCGCAGCCCGAAGCGCTCCTCACCATCGGTGAAAGGCTTGCCGACGCTGAGAAGAAACTCGAGGAGTTACGCCCTGAACTGGAAGCCAAGCGCCAAGAGCTTCCCCAGCGTGAGCAGGCAGCGAAGTCCGCTGAAGACGCCGTTGATAGGAAGCTGAAAGACACGGCAAAGCAGGTCGTCGACGATCTCAGGACTTCAAAGGTCTCTCGTTATCGGGCAACCAACACGTACACTAAGCGGCAAGTTCGTGAACTTCTCGAAGGGGACCCCTCCATCCTGGAGGATGCATCCACAGAACTGCAGGCCGATCGTGACCATGCAACCAGAGAGGTGATGAATCCTGTCTATCTGCAGCCTCGGCCTTCCGTGCTGGAACAGGATGGTCTCGATGAAGCGCGCCAGTTGCTATCGACAAGTGTGGTGAGCAATCA belongs to Actinomyces capricornis and includes:
- the iolC gene encoding 5-dehydro-2-deoxygluconokinase; this encodes MRPPRSPGLDVLTIGRCGVDIYPLQQGVGLEDVETFGKFLGGSPTNVAVAAARYGHGSAVITGVGNDPFGRFVRTEMRRLGVADDFVVIRPAYNTPVTFCELFPPDRFPLYFYREPSAPDLEMTIQDMPMEAIAGASIFWVSATGLSKEPSRAAHHAALDARGRRPFTIIDLDYREMFWDSRQAAHREVSAALPKVTVAIGNRQECEVAVGQSDPDRAADALLEAGIELAIVKQGREGTLAKTRTERVEMPATLVETRNGLGAGDAFGGAVCHGLLSGWPLDKTIFAASTAGAIVSSRLECSTAMPTQAELLDLMREHRRAVAPDVEL
- a CDS encoding Cgl0159 family (beta/alpha)8-fold protein — protein: MSAVPLTEHIAAIRATDPERIARALADRPRAGAALSGPLMVIACDHPARGALGAGADPLAMANREDLLGRCMTALSRPGVGGFLGTADIIEDLALLGALDGKLVWGSMNRVGLQGASFEMDDRFGGYDAAGIQAAGLDGGKMLTRINDADPRTADTLEASARAIDSLAQRGLSAMIEPFITRWEGERAVNDLSPEAVIRSISIAQGLGRTSARTWLKLPCVEQMERVMASTTLPALILGGEVPQDPAAAMEAWGRALRLPQVRGLVAGRSMLYPRGGDVAAAVDNAVELLNR
- the iolB gene encoding 5-deoxy-glucuronate isomerase, which gives rise to MPQSDQSQYIIRRGELAHGPYELDLTPQRAGWQWCSLRVVALEPGGSVDIPGGESEYLVLPLSGGCTVEAQGRRLELTGRESVFTDITDYAYIPRRTDTRLSSTGGARIALPGSRATSDRPLRYCPREEVGTGLRGAGPASRQVNNYALGNEVETSHLLACEVLTPGGNWSSYPPHKHDEHTEVERVLEEIYYYEVRLGADGAQGFALQRIYPSPGHDIDVCTEVRSGDVVVMPYGYHGPSVAAPGYDLYYLNVMAGPAEDAVWLMTDDPHHTWVRQTWEGQEVDPRLPMTPMN
- the iolD gene encoding 3D-(3,5/4)-trihydroxycyclohexane-1,2-dione acylhydrolase (decyclizing) encodes the protein MSNEAYAGTVRLTVAQATIRFLSNQYSERDGVERRLIAGAFGIFGHGNVAGIGQALLQNEIARGQGEGEMPYIMPRNEQGQVHAAAAFAKTTDRLQTWMCTASIGPGSLNMVTGAALATTNRLPVLLLPSDQFATRIPDPVLQQLEDPTSLDVSVNDAFRPVSRFFDRINRPEQLIPSLLAAMRVLTDPAETGAVTIAMPQDVQAEAFDWPVELFRKRVWHVRRPVPEPAALERAAALIRAAKRPLIIAGGGTIYSGAAQELRDLAAATGIPVADTQAGKGAINFDHPCAVGGVGSTGCSSANHLADKADLIIGIGTRYSDFTTASKTQFKNPEVRFVNINVTPFDAAKESAEMVVADAREALAALRPALEGHRVDEAYSAEIATEKEAWQEATERCYHLGHGPLPAQTEVFGALNELLGPQDVVINAAGSMPGDLQALWQATSPLQYHVEYAFSCMGYEIPAAMGVKLARPEAEVVAIVGDGTYQMLPVELATVVQEGIKVIYVLLQNHGFASIGSLSESHGSQRFGTRYRQRGEGGHLADEELIAGVDIAANARSWGLEVMEVRTIEEFKEAYRAAAASDRATMIHIETDLYGPNPPGSSWWDVPVSGVSELESTRRAYEDYVRDRKPQRHYL
- a CDS encoding DUF1819 family protein, with the protein product MASTAGVQVGATVPVPYRLSFVVGGLLSAEDFERFWDAKALWHSESEETKPSTRAKIPINLFLYLRFGPALQKVASIERKRTDATTWTWPTHPLAPQNGAR